In Aliidongia dinghuensis, the DNA window AGAGGCGAGGCCGCGCCGCCGGACGAACCAGCGCTGCACGGCGCCCACTGCGGGCACATAGGAACAGCCGACGCCGAGCCCGACACCCAGCCCGTAGGCCGCATAGACCTGCATGAGGCTCTCGGCCGCGCTCGCCGCCGCGAGTCCCGCGCCGATCAGCAGCATGCCGATGACCGCCAGGCGTCGGGAGCCCCAGCGGTCAGCGAGCGGGCCGCTCACGATGCCGAGCCCGAAATAGAGGAAGCCCGCGAGCGAGAACACGAGCGAGACCGAACCGCGCGAGGTCCCGAAATCCCGCTGCAGCGATTCGACGAAGGTGCTGAACGTATAGGCGCTGCCGAAGCCGATGAAGGTCACGGCGAAGGTCGCCGCGACCACGAACCAGCCGTAAAACGGCCCCGGTCGAACCGGCGCGGATTCGGCACCAGGGCGAGGGCTCACGCGAAGCATCTTCCTTCTCCAGATAAGGAAAGCTAATCTCGTGCTACAACATCGTTCCCGGTTCTCTGGCTTACAAACGAGATCTTCTGCGGCAGTCAGATTAGGTATTCTAAATGATAGATAATCGGCTGCCGCCGCTTAACGCACTCCGGGCCTTCGAGGCGACGGCGCGCCATCTCTCGGTGAAGAACGCGGCGGCGGAATTGTGCGTGACGCCCGGCGCCGTCAGCCAGATGCTGAAGCTGTTGGAAGGGCGTCTGGGCGTGGCGTTGTTCCGGCGGGTGAACCGCGGCATTTTCCTGACGGATGCCGGACAGGCCTATCTGCCGGCGATCCGCAATGCGTTCCGCCAGATCGCCGAGGCGACAGATCGGGTCGCGATATCGGCCGAAACCGGCTTGCTCACCGTCAGCGTCACGCCGTTCTTCGCCGCCGCCTGGCTCGTGCCGCGGCTCAAAGATTTTCAGGATGCCCACCCCGACATCGACCTGCAGGTCGTGACCGGCAATGCGCTCGCCGATTTCACGCGCGACGGCGTCGACCTGGCGGTGCGCCACGGCCTCGGGCGCTATCCGGGCCTCGTGAGCAAGCGCCTGTTCACCGTCGAGATGGTGCCGGTCGCGGCCCCGGCGCTGGTCGATCGCCTGGGCCGGCCCGCCGATGCCGCCGCACTCGCCCATTGGCCGCTGGTCCATGACGCGGAGCGCAAGGGCTGGCACCTGTGGTTCAGGGCCCAGGGCCTCGACGAGATCGGTCCGCCGCGCGGCCCCGCGTTTGATGATGCCGCCCTGCTCATGCGCGCGGTCTCGACCGGCCAGGGTGCCGGCCTGCTGCCGGCCGCCATGGTCGCGGCCGAACTGGCGGAGCGACGGCTCGTCCGGCTGGCGGGCGACGCCTGGCTGCAGGACTTTGCCTATTACCTCGTCTGGCCGGAATCGGCGGGCGACCGGCCCAAGGTGGCGGCGTTCCGCCGCTGGATCCTCAAGGCCGCCGCGGACGATCCGATGGAACACGAGCCGATCGCGACTTGACCCATCACGACAGCTGGTCGGCGCCCAATGCCGGCGTTGTCCGGCGGGGCAGGGCGAGCCTGAGCTTGGCGGCAAGCCCGTCCCGGCGGAATGGCTTCAGCAGGACCCACTCCTCGCCGCTCAGGCTCTCGACGTCGGCGAAGCCGGTGACGAAGACCACCGGCAGGTCGGGCCGCAGGTCGCGCGCGCGGCGCGCCAAGGCCACGCCGTTCAGCCCCGGCATGGCGAAGTCGGTGACGACGAGGTCGATGCGCGGGTCGCCCGCGAGCTGCGCCAGCGCCTCGGTGCCGTCGGCCGCCTCGATCACTGAGAAGCCGAGGCTGCGCACCATTTCCGCGACGGTTTCGCGCACGCCGGCATCGTCGTCGACGATCTGGATCAGCGCCGGCCCGTGATCGGCGACGGCCAGCGACGCCGGGGCTTCGACCGGTGCCGCCTCGGCCGCCGCTTCGACGCGCGGCAGATGGATCCTGACCGTGGTGCCACGCTCGAGCACAGTCTCGATCCGTACCACGCCGCCCGACTGCTGAACCATGCCGTAGACTTGGCTCAAGCCCAGGCCGGTGCCCTTGCCGGGCGGCTTCGTCGTGAAGAACGGGTCGAAGGCGCGGGCCAGCACGTCCTCGGTCATGCCGGTGCCGGTATCGGCGACCGCAATCAGCACATAGTCGCCCAAAGACAGGTCGCTCGGGGACAGATCGGACCGGCTGTCGATCGCGATGTTGTCGGTCGAAATCGTCAGGGTGCCGCCGGTCGGCATGGCGTCGCGCGCGTTGATCGCGAGGTTGAGCAGCACGAGTTCGAGCTGCACCGGATCGACGAGCGCCGGCCACAGGCTGGGGCGCAAGGCGAGCTCGACGCCGATCGTGCCGCCGAGCGTGCTGCGCAGCATCTCCGTCATGTTGCCGATGAGCCGATTGAGGTCGACCACTTCGGGCGACAGGTGCTGCTTGCGGGAAAAGGCCAGCAGCTGCCCCGTCAGCGTCGCCGCGCGGTCGACCGCCGTCTGGATCGCCGCGAGGCCGCGCCGGGCGCGCGCACTTTGGCCGTCCAGGCTCAGGAATTCGAGATTGCCCATGATCGCGGTCAGCAAATTGTTGAAATCATGGGCGATGCCGGTGGTCAGCTGCCCGATCGCGTCGAGCTTCTGCGACTGGTAGAGCTGGCTCTCGGCGCGCTCGCGGGCCTCGATCGCCTCCGCCTTCTCGCCGAGCGCCCGGGTCAGCCGCTCGTAGGTGCCGAACTGATGCACGAGCGCCCAGACGACCAGTCCGATGGCGGCGATGCACAGGCCGCCGGCCGTCGCGTTGATGCTGGAAGTATGGCGCCAGTCCGCCAGGACCTGGTCGAGCGTGCGCGTCACGTTCACGACCAGCGGATAATCCTTGAGCGCCCGGGTCGCGACGATGCGCCGGTAGCCGTCGATCGACAACGGGGTCTCGTAGACGCCGGCATCGGCATGCAGCAGCGTTTCGGTGAAGGACTTGATCTGGAAGACCCGGCCGACGCCCTCGATCGAGGGATAGCGCGCGAGCAGGGTGCCGTCGCGCCGCCACAGGCTGATGCCGCTGCCGGGACCGAGTTCGAGCCCGTGATACAGATTCTCGAAATAACGCAGGTCGACGGCGCCCAGCACCAATCCGACGAATTCGCCCGAGGGACCGTTCACCCGACGCGCGACATAGAGCGTCCAGGTGCCGGTGCCGCGATTTTCGACCGGCTCGCTGATGTAGGCTCGCGTGGTCGGCATGTTGCCAAGCGCACTGAAATAGTCGCGGTCGGCGACGTTGATCGTCGGGATCGGGTAGTAGCGGGAAAAATTGATGAGATGGCCGTCGGACGCGATCATGGCCACGGCGTCGAGCTGCGGCACGTCGGCGACCCGTGATCGGAGCAGCCGGTGAGTTTCAGCGCCGGCATAGAGGCGCTGGAAATCGTCAGCCGTCTCGATGCCGTCGGCCTTCACCTGGTCGATGACGCTGTCGAGCACGAGATCGACGCCCTGGATCGCCCGGGCGGTCTGCTCGGCGAGCGACAGGTTGAGCGTCATCAGCTCGCGCTTCGCGTCGGCGATCTCCTTCGCCCGGGTTTCCAGTATCACGAACACGGTCACGGCGAGGACCAGCGCCGCCGACAGCACGCCGCCCACGACCAGCCGGCGGGTCGGCCGGCTTTCGCGCCATTGCCGGGCCCAGTCGTCCTTCACCGGTGCCATTCCTTCACCGGCGCCATCTTTTCTCTCGGTCGCTCGGGACCATGCGGGAGCCGCTCCAAGTCGCCCGGACCACCATACTGACCCACCATACCGACCCACCATACCGACACCGGGCGGATTCTGTCTCGGCGCGCGTGCATTGGCGGCGCCGAATCGGCACATCTGTGGTTGCAGCGGATGTGACTGGCGTCGTTAAGATTTCGGCATCGATCGGCCGCTATAACGGCAGGAAGCGGCAAAGCCGAACAAATTGGAGCGATAGCGGATGGGGACGTATCTGGTGACCGGGGGCTGCGGCTTCATCGGCTCGCATCTGATCGAGAGTCTGGAGCGCGACGGCCATAGCGTGCGCGTGCTCGATGATCTCTCGACCGGCAAGCGTGAGAACCTCACCGGCTCGGCCGAGCTCGTGGTCGGCGACGTCGCCGATGCGGCACTCGTGCGGCAGGCGATGGAGGGGGTCGACGGCTGCTTCCACCTGGCGGCGATCGCCTCGGTCGAGCGGGGCAATCTCGACTGGCTCGGCACCCACTCGGCCAACCTGACCGGCGCCATCGCCGTGTTCGACGCGGCGCGCCGGCCGGGTGAGCGGGGGCCGGACTCGAGGGGCGTCCCGGTCGTCTATGCCTCGTCCGCGGCCGTGTTCGGCGACGAGCCGGGCATGCCGCTCACCGAGGCCTCGCCGACCCGGCCGCTCTCGGCCTACGGCGCCGACAAGCTCGGGTGCGAGCTGCACGCGCGCGTCGCGGGTGCTGTCCATGGCGTACCCACCGCCGGCATGCGCTTTTTCAACGTCTATGGGCCGCGCCAGGACCCGAAATCGCCCTATTCCGGCGTGATCTCGATCTTCTGCGACCGGCTCGCCGCCCGGCGCCCGATCACGATCTTCGGCGACGGGCTGCAGACCCGCGACTTCGTCTATGTCGCCGACGTGGTCCGCAGCCTGCGCGCGGCCAT includes these proteins:
- a CDS encoding hybrid sensor histidine kinase/response regulator, with translation MKDDWARQWRESRPTRRLVVGGVLSAALVLAVTVFVILETRAKEIADAKRELMTLNLSLAEQTARAIQGVDLVLDSVIDQVKADGIETADDFQRLYAGAETHRLLRSRVADVPQLDAVAMIASDGHLINFSRYYPIPTINVADRDYFSALGNMPTTRAYISEPVENRGTGTWTLYVARRVNGPSGEFVGLVLGAVDLRYFENLYHGLELGPGSGISLWRRDGTLLARYPSIEGVGRVFQIKSFTETLLHADAGVYETPLSIDGYRRIVATRALKDYPLVVNVTRTLDQVLADWRHTSSINATAGGLCIAAIGLVVWALVHQFGTYERLTRALGEKAEAIEARERAESQLYQSQKLDAIGQLTTGIAHDFNNLLTAIMGNLEFLSLDGQSARARRGLAAIQTAVDRAATLTGQLLAFSRKQHLSPEVVDLNRLIGNMTEMLRSTLGGTIGVELALRPSLWPALVDPVQLELVLLNLAINARDAMPTGGTLTISTDNIAIDSRSDLSPSDLSLGDYVLIAVADTGTGMTEDVLARAFDPFFTTKPPGKGTGLGLSQVYGMVQQSGGVVRIETVLERGTTVRIHLPRVEAAAEAAPVEAPASLAVADHGPALIQIVDDDAGVRETVAEMVRSLGFSVIEAADGTEALAQLAGDPRIDLVVTDFAMPGLNGVALARRARDLRPDLPVVFVTGFADVESLSGEEWVLLKPFRRDGLAAKLRLALPRRTTPALGADQLS
- the gcvA gene encoding transcriptional regulator GcvA, with translation MIDNRLPPLNALRAFEATARHLSVKNAAAELCVTPGAVSQMLKLLEGRLGVALFRRVNRGIFLTDAGQAYLPAIRNAFRQIAEATDRVAISAETGLLTVSVTPFFAAAWLVPRLKDFQDAHPDIDLQVVTGNALADFTRDGVDLAVRHGLGRYPGLVSKRLFTVEMVPVAAPALVDRLGRPADAAALAHWPLVHDAERKGWHLWFRAQGLDEIGPPRGPAFDDAALLMRAVSTGQGAGLLPAAMVAAELAERRLVRLAGDAWLQDFAYYLVWPESAGDRPKVAAFRRWILKAAADDPMEHEPIAT
- a CDS encoding NAD-dependent epimerase/dehydratase family protein — its product is MGTYLVTGGCGFIGSHLIESLERDGHSVRVLDDLSTGKRENLTGSAELVVGDVADAALVRQAMEGVDGCFHLAAIASVERGNLDWLGTHSANLTGAIAVFDAARRPGERGPDSRGVPVVYASSAAVFGDEPGMPLTEASPTRPLSAYGADKLGCELHARVAGAVHGVPTAGMRFFNVYGPRQDPKSPYSGVISIFCDRLAARRPITIFGDGLQTRDFVYVADVVRSLRAAMSRIATAPTITTGIYNVCTGRSTSVVDLAHTIAELCGIAADITFAPPRAGEIRVSLGAPDRLSAELGVECRTEMAQGLRATLDSLKRA